The Flavobacterium sp. 1 genome contains the following window.
CCGTATGTTATTCCTGAAAAGGCAAACGTAAAAGCAGTTTTGGATAGAGTTTATACTTTTTTAGAAGCGAATACTGCTTCAAAAGTTGTAAATAAAAAGGATAATTCGGAGGTTACTAATTTCAAAAAAATTGACGGTAATATTGCTTTTGAGAAAGGTGCATTTAGGCTTACGAGTTACGAATGGGGAGTGACTTATGCAGGAATGCTCTTGACTGCAAAGGAGACTTCGGATAAAAAATACGAAAATTATGTAAACAAAAGACTGCAGCTGATTGCGGATCTTTATGCCAATACAGATGAAAAAAACATTGAAAATTCTCCAATACATTCGGTAATTAAACCACATGCTTTGGACGATGCCGGAGCGTTATGTGCTGCCTTTATCAAAGCAAAAAAAATGGGTTTAGCAGCAAACATCGATCCAGTAATCAATAATTTAATTACATTCATTAGTCAAAAACAACAGCGTTTGAGTGACGGAACTTTGGCACGAAACAGACCTCAGATGAACACGCTGTGGCTTGATGATATGTTTATGAGCGTTCCTGCGCTTGCGCAAATGGGAGGTTATACAGGAGATGTAAAATATTTTGATGATGCTGTAAAACAAGTGATTCAATTCTCGCAAAGAATGTTTAATGCCGAAAAAGGTCTTTATATGCATGGTTGGGTAGAGTCAATGCAGGTTCATCCTCAATTTCATTGGGCAAGAGCAAATGGCTGGGCGGTTATGACTATGGTCGAATTGTTGGAAACATTGCCGAAAAATCATCCAGGATATCCAAAAGTATTGGCGCAATTACAAGCTCATATTGCTGGATTGCAAAAATATCAAGATGGAACTGGTTTTTGGCATCAGTTAATTGACAGAAATGATACGTATTTAGAAACTTCTGCGACAGCAATATATACTTATGCCATCGCAAGGGCAATAAATAGAGGGTATGTAGATAAAATGACGTATGCTCCAACTGTTTTACTAGCTTGGAATGCAGTAGCTTCAAAAGTCAATGACAAAGGTCAGGTTGAAGGAACCTGCGTAGGTACAGGAATGGGCTTTGACCCGGCATTTTATTATTACCGTCCGATAAACATATTTGCTGCTCATGGTTATGGTCCAGTTTTATTGGCTGGTGCCGAAGTGATTGCGTTGTTAAATAACAGTCAATTTGAGATAAATGACAGTTCTATACAATTAAAAAAGGGATAATATTTTAGAAAGATGAAGTTAAAAACAGTATTTATATTATTTTATATTTTCTGTACAGTTACAGTTTTTGGTCAAATAGGACAGCGGTTTCCATCTGAAAAAAAGATTGTCAAAGATCCGGTAACAGGCTATGAAATAACTTTTTTGACAAGTAAATCAAAAGGAGATTCCAAAATTTATCCAACTCATCCACAATGGACTTCTGATGGTAATTGGGTTCTATTTCGCTCACATCGCGTTGAGGGGGAAATTATGGCGGTTAATGAAAAATCAGGAGAAATAGTTCAGGTTACCGAAGGCGGTTATTCAGGGACGTTTTGTATTGCTCAAAAATCGATGAAAGTCTATTTTATGCGCGATGCAGCTGAAAAGGCAATGCAGATTATAGAAGTAGATCTGGATAAAGTTTTTAAAGACAGCCAAGCGGGAAAAATGCAGGCTGTCACTGCTTACGAAAGAGTTTGCGGAAAAAGCCCGTCAGAAATGGAAGCTTCCGGAGATATGGCATTAGATGCCGATGAAGATAAAGTATATTTTAGAGTCGGTAAAACGGAAGCTTTTAAATATTTAGATAAAAATGTTACTCTCGAAAAGAATTTTGGTCCTAGAAATATGGGAGCTGGACCAGGAGGTATTTCGAGCATGAATTTGAAAACGGGAGAGTTTAAACATGTAATTTCAGTTCCTTTTCAAATAGGTCATATTCAATCAAATATATGGAATGCTAACGAAATTATTTTTTGCTGGGAAACAGGAGGTAAGTCACCACAGCGTACTTGGGTAGTTATGGCAGATGGTTCGGGTTTACGACCGTTATATCCCGAAGCTTCTTACGAGTGGGTTACTCATGAAGCAGTAATTGGAAAAGATGAGGTTGCCATGGCAATAATGGGACACAGAAAAGTTGACATTCAAAAAGAAACTCCTGCTCAAGTAACCGATAGTAAAGAAGTTAAAAACCCAGAAAACCCTGGGCAGGAAAGTAATTGGGGTGCTTCTGGAACCCGTGAAAAACCTACAGGTTTAGCAATAGTTAATCTAAGAACAAGAGAAATGATTATTGCAGGGCAAACAAATAGCGGGAGCGGTTTTTGGCATGTTCATGGTTCATCTGATGGGAGATGGGCGACAGGAGATGATTTCTCTAGAAGCTTATATCTAATAGACAGAAAAACAAAAGAAATCCTAATGCTTACTACTGGGCATAAAGAAACGGCACAAGACCATATTCATCCAACTTTTAATAGAGAAGGAACTAAGATACAATTTGAATCGGCAATGCTTTCGGAGGATAATAAAACGATGAATATTTGCATTATAAATGTGCCTGAAACATGGCTAAAAAGAAAGTAGAAAAACAGTTGAAAATTAAATTTATATAATGAAAAAAAGTATCGCATTAATTATCATGGTTATCGGATTTTGTCAAATTTCGTTAGCTCAAAAAAACGCTAAAAATGTTTTTCCTGACGGAACAAAAATCCCGGGTTGGTTTAATGATTCGTCTAAAATCAAATTAGAAAAATTAGGAAAACAATATGTTATTACAGATTATGACGTAAAAAACGACAGTACAGTAATTCAGACTGCAGCCATTCAAAAAGTGATCGATAAAGCTTCTGAAAATGGTGGAGGAGTAGTAATTATTCCTAAAGGAGTCTTCATGAGCGGAGCCTTATTTTTTAAGCCCAAAACACATTTGCATGTTTCCGAAGGCGGTGTATTAAAAGGTTCTGATGATATTTCTAATTATCCAATTATGTCTTCGCGTATGGAAGGTCAAAACTTGGATTATTTCCCAGCCTTAGTCAATGCTTATGGTTTGGACGGATTTACTATTTCGGGAAAAGGAACGATAAACGGTAATGGTTATAAATATTATGAAGCTTTTTGGGCAAGACGTAAAGAAAATCCAAAATGCACTAATTTAGAAGTTTCAAGACCGCGATTGGTTTTTGTTTGGAATTCTAAGAATGTTCAATTTCAAGATGTGAAGCTGATTAATTCGGGTTTTTGGACAAACCATTTTTACAAATGTCAAAATGTAAAATTGATTGATTTGTATATTTTTTCTCCGCATGAAAAAGTGAAAGCACCAAGTACAGACGCTATCGATATTGATGTATGTTCGAATTTTTTAGTAAAAGGATGCTATATGTCGGTTAATGATGATGCTATTGCTTTAAAAGGCGGCAAAGGACCTTGGGCAGATACTGAAGAAGGAAACGGGGAAAACACAAATATTATTATAGAAAACTGTACTTATGGATTTTCGCATTCAGCATTAACGAATGGCAGTGAATCTATACATAACAAAAATGTTATCATGCGTAATTGTTCGGTTACAGATGTATCGCGTTTATTGTGGTTGAAAATGAGACCGGATACTCCTCAAAAATACGAATACATTTTGGTCGAAAACATTAAAGGAACTGCCGTAAAAGGATTGGTTGTTTATCAATGGAATCAGTTTTTTGATATGAAAGGACGTAAAGATACTCCAGCTTCTTATGGAGAGCATGTAACTTTACGTAATATCAATTTAAAATGCGATAAGTTTTACGAAGTGCAAAAAGATCCGAACATATTTTTAACGGACTTTACTTTTGAAAATCTGAACATTGAATCCAAAAATGGTGAAATTGATAAAAGCGCCATTAAGGGAGTTACCTTCAAAAAGGTATCTGTAAATGGTAAATTAGTGGATTAGTTATCATAAATAGTTAAAAAAATTACAGTTATTTTTTTAACTGTAATTTTGTTTTTATTCAAATTCCGATCCTTTATTAAATTTATTCTTTTGAAATATTTTTAATAAAGGATTTTCTATTGCGAAATAGTTATGATAATTGATGTGAATTATGAATATTGTGCCAATAATGTAATTATAAATTACGCAGATTATTTGGTTAATTTTTAATAAATATAAAAAAAAATAGCATAAAACAGGATGCGACAGGATACTGTGTCAGGGGTAGTTCTATAATTTTATAAAAAATTAACGATTGTTTCTTTTACAAACTAACGAACCAAAATTATGTTTATGGAATTAAAATTTAATTGTCAAAAATCAGCAAGTAAAATAGTTTTGCTGTTTTTTATGTTTTTTTCCTTTGGGTATATCGGAGCTCAAAGTAAAATTAAAGGTACAGTAAAGGATGTGGCAGGGTTAGGTATTCCTGGCGTTAGCGTGACCCAAAAGGGGACAAAAAATATGGTTGGCACCGATATGGATGGGAATTACAGCATCGATTTAAAAGACAACGGACAACATGTTTTGGTTTTCACTTCGATTGGTTTTAAAAGAGTCGAAGAATCTGTTCAAGGAAGAACTACGATTAATGTAGCTTTAGCAGAAGATAATCAAGTTTTAGAAGAAGTAACCGTGATTGGTTATGGTACTCAAAAGAAAAAATTAACTACTGGTGCAATGTCGTCACTTAAAACAGAAAGTTTTACAGAAAGACCTATTTCAAGAGTTGATCAGGGATTAATTGGACAAGTAGCCGGGGTGAGAGTAAAAACAACATCAGGTTTGCCAGGTCAGCCTTTTAGTGTTGAAATTCGTGGAGGTGGATCCATTACGGCTGGAAATGAGCCATTGTATGTACTAGATGGTTTTCCCATTTATACAGAACCATCAAATGCCAATGGAGGTTTTTCAAACGGAAGCCCATTAGATAACATCAACCCAAACGATATTGCTTCCGTTGAAGTGTTAAAGGATGCGGCGGCGGCTTCAATTTATGGTTCAAGAGCCGCTAATGGGGTTGTTTTAATTACTACTAAAAAGGGGAAATTAGGAAAAACAAAATTCTCTTTTAATACCTATGGAGGAATTAATAAAGAGGCTAATAGAGTAGATATGCTGTCTTCTCAGCAATGGATAGACAGATCAAAAGTAATGCTTGATGCGCAATGGGCAGCTTCTGGAATTTCAGGTGCTTCAGCTTCTCAAACAATGCCAGAAAGGATTGCAACTTATAATTTGACAAACCCCACTACTCCATTAAACCCAACTAATACAAAGTATTATTCTTATATCTACGATGCAAGATGGGATATTCCGGGACATCCAGGTTTGGATTACATTGACTGGCAAGATAAAGTCTTCCAAACAGGCGAATTTACTAATTGCCAGTTTACGGCTTCGGGAGCTACAGATGCTGTTAACTATTATGTGTCTGCTAATTATCAAAAAAACACAGGTTATATAGTAGGTACAGATTACACCGTTTTTTCTGCTAGAGCCAATGTTGATATTAAGTTGTCAGATAATTTTAAAATGGGAATTAATTTAGCTCCATCATATTCGATTAAAAATGATCCAGGAGTAGAAGGAAAGGATAATACATTGTTTAAGGCACTTACAGCGACTCCAGTTTTTGAAAGTACTTCAAATGCTGCAGGAGAAAAATATACTACTAGATATGCATGGGGCAGCAGTACGACCAATATGCTAAACGCATTAAACAGAACTGGTAAAAATTCAATGTATAGAAATTTAATTTCTACGTATGCTACTTATCAATTTGTAAAAGGATTGACTTGGAAAAGTACTATTAACTTTGATAACTCAGATAATACTTTTGAAGGATATACTCCAAATGATGTAATATCTAGTATTAGAGGTACTTATAATACTTATAGAAGGCAAAATATTGTAAATGAAAACACATTAAATTATGATAAATCTTTAGGAAATCATAATTTTAATGTGCTTTTGGGGCAATCTTTCAACTCTTATGAAATTATGAAGTCTACTTTGACATCAGGAGCTTTGTATAATAGTTCTAGTATAGAAACACTGCCTGCAGGATCGATTGGAAGTACAAGTGGAGAGAAGAATACACTGCTTTCTTATTTTGCAAGATTACAATATAATTACAAAGAGAAATATTTACTTTCTTCTAGTATAAGAAGTGATGGTTCTTCGAAATTTGGAAGCGAAAGACGTTGGGGAACATTTTATTCTTTGGCTTTAGGCTGGAGAATCAAGAAAGAAGCATTCTTGGACAATGTTGATTGGTTAAGTGATTTAAAATTGAGAACAAGTCTTGGAACTAATGGCAGCAATAATATTGGAAGCTATGCCTGGCGTTCTACATTGGCAACATATAACTATTCTATTGGCGGTGCAGCTGCAATAGGACAAGGAGTTTCAGGAATTGCAAATCCCGAATTGCATTGGGAAGAATCAAAAAGTATTGATTTTGGTTTAGATTTTTCATTCTTAAAAAACAGAATTTCTGGAACTTTTGAAGTGTATAGAAAAGACAATAGTGATTTGTTGCTAAGAGTTCCTGTACCAACTGCATCAGGATTCCCTAGTTATCTTACCAATATTGGTGAAGTGCAAAATCAGGGATGGGAGTTTGAAATAAATACTGTAAATATTACTGCAAAAGATTTTCAATGGAAGACATCGGCTAATATTAGTCATAACGAAAATAAAGTGTTAGCATTAGGTCCAGACCAAACTAAAATTGAAATTAGTAATGGTTTTGATGGTGGAGTGCCATTTATAAAATTAGAAGTAGGTAAACCAATGTACACTATTTTTGGATTACAGCAAAATGGTGTTGTAACACAAGCTGATATTGATAAAGGAGGGACTACCATTGGCGGTAAAAGCTTAGTTTTAGGAGATCCTAGATATATAGATCAAAATGCAGATGGAAAAATAAATTCAGTAGACCGTGTTGATTTGGGGAATCCAACACCAAAATTCACTTGGGGTATAACCAATGACTTCAAATACAAAGACCTTGATTTAAGCATATTGGTTCAAGGTCAAAATGGGGGTACTGTTTATGGGTTAACAGGAAGAGCTATTGATAGAACTGGAATGGGGCAAGTTGAGAATTCATTAGACGTAGATCCTGCTGTAAGAGGTAACTGGAGAACTACTTTTGGATATCAAGCGAATTCGGATTGGTTGTATAAATCAGATTATATTAGTGTTAGAAGCATATCTGTAGGATATAATCTAAAAGAAGCAGTGAAAAATATAAAGCGTATAGATAATATTAGACTTTATGTTACAGGAGAAAATATATTCTATAGAAACAAATATAAAGTAGGTTTCAATCCAGAAGCAATAAATACTTCAGGAAGTTCAAATAATGATTTTGCAGTTCCTGTAGATTATGGAGGAACTCCTTTGGCAAAATCAGTTGTTTTAGGTGTTAACATTAATTTTAATTAAGATAAAATGAAAAAATATATTTATTTAGTGACAAGTGCTTTGCTGATATTTGCGCTATCATCCTGCGAAAATCAATTGGATCAAGTTCCATTGTCTCAAGGGACGACAGATAATTTTTATCAAACTCCAAATGATTTTATCCAGGCTCGAAATGCTACTTATTCGTATGCTTTTCATGGTGCAAGCACTTATGGCTATGCTAATAGAGTACTAAACTTAAGTGAAACTAGATCGGATAATTTGTATGCCACAACGACTGCTTCTAGAGATTGGGAGGGTATTAATGGGTTTTTTAGTTCCATTAGCTCCAATTCGATGGTAGCTGAGGCTTATACAACTAATTATAGTGCCATTTATAAGGCTAATCAATTAATTGAAAAAATTGCAGAAAAAGGAGACCAAATTTTTACAGTTCCTGCTGATAAAGCGTCGATGCTTGCCGAAGCACGCTTCCTTAGAGCATTCTGTTATTTTGACTTGATACGCTGGTTTGGAAAAGTTCCGTTAATTGATAAAACCATGACAGCACAAGAAGTGGCAAAAATTGGCAGAGCTCCAATTGCAGATATTTATAAATTAATTATCTCTGATTTAGAATTAGCCATTCCAGATCTTAGCCCGTCTTATGATGCTCTAAATTATGGGCGTGTATCAAAATATGGAGCTAAAGCATTATTGGGATTAGTATACATGACTCGCTCAAGCCCTACTTACGGTATTGATGGTGCAATGCTTGGTTTAAATGAATGGGATAAAGCGTATCAACAATTAAATGATATTAAAGCAAGCGGGTTATTCGTATTTGGTACTGATTATGCAACAATTTTTAAAACAGAAGGAATTGCTAATAAAGAAAATGTATTAACTATTCCTTATACACAAAGTATTTCTACTTCAGTTGGAGGTAACTTTATGGTAGAAGTAGGATATGAGCCTTATTTTGCTTCAGTAGGAATATCATCTGCACAAGGTTCATTAGAAGGCAGACCAATATCAACAGAATTTTTAGCAAAGTTTGATGCAACAGACAAAAGAAAAACAGATTGTATAGCAACAAGTTATACGGTAGCTACTGGCACTTATAAAGGAAGTTATACTTTTCCTGTATATAAAAAATACATTGACCCTACTAGATATGGAACTGGCGGGCGTGAAGACTGGGGAGTCGATTTTATGGTAATTCGTTATACAGATGTTTTAATGCTGATGGCAGAATGTACGCTTCACGGAGGCGGAGGAACTCAAGCAGAAGTTGATGCAATTGTAAACAAAGTAAGGGCTAGAGCAGGAATAACTGCTGCTGCAGCTAATATTACTTTGGACCAATTATTTGCAGAAAGAAGAAAAGAATTCTTTTCTGAAGGAACTAGATGGTTTGATTTAATTAGATCAGGAAATGCAGTAACTATAATGAACGCGTGGAGAGCTACAGAAGACGCGGCTAAAAGAATTCAGCCTGTAACTAATAATTCATTATTATATCCTATTCCTTTGCAAGAACTTTTGGCAGTTCCCGGATTATATGAGCAAAATGTAGGTTATGATTAATGATTGATTTTTTTATTGAATAAAATAATAATTTATAAAGGCTGTTTCCTATTTTAGGAACAGCTTTTTTGTAAACTGATTCGACTGTAAATTTTTCAATGATGAATTTAAAAAAAGTATTTATTTATACAGCCTTCTTGTTTTTATGTAATGCAGGAATATACGCACAGCAAAAAAAAACAGCTAAAGAACGAAAGCCTAATGTTATCGTTATTATTGCTGATGATATGGGTTGGAATGATGTTGGTTACAATGGATCGGAAATCAAAACCCCAAATGTTGACAATTTGGCTAAAAATGGCGTGCAGCTTAATCGTTTTTATGTGAGTCCTACTTGTTCTCCTACACGAGCGGCATTGCTTACGGGCAGACCTGCAAGCCGTATGGGAATTTTAGCCCCAATAAGTGATAAAAGCGAATTGAAACTGCCGGATTCAATCCCTACTTTACCTCAATTATTGAAGAAAAATGGATATGAAACCGCACTTATTGGCAAATGGCATTTAGGTTTACAATTGAGCAGCAGTCCAAAAGCTTATGGTTTTGATTATTCCTATGGCTTTTTGCACGGACAAATTGATCAATACACACACCGATACAAAAACGGTGATCAAAGTTGGTATAGAAATGGAAAGTTTATTGAAGAGAAAGGCCACACAACCGATCTGGTAACTCAAGAATCTATTAAATGGCTTTCGGAAATTCGTAATAAAAAGGAGAATTTCTATTTGCAGGTGGCATACAGTGCGCCACATTTTCCTTTGCAGGAAGAAGAAAAATGGAAGATACCTTATAACAAAATAGCTAAAGATAGTTCCCGCAGAGATTATGATGCAGCAATGGCGCATCTAGATCACAGTATTGGAATTTTACTCGATAATTTAAAAAAACAAAAGTTAGACGAGAATACGCTTATTATTTTCATGAGTGATAATGGCGCCATGGAAAATTGGGATTCCAGAAAAGAATATGGAGGAATACATCGATCAAATACAACCTTGGGGGACAATACACCATTGCGCGATTGGAAAACTTCCAATTACGAAGGTGCTGTACGAGTGCCTTGTGTGTTGAATTGGAAAGGCCATTTAAAAAAATATAAAAATTCGGACTACATTTCGGTGATTGATTTTTTGCCTACCATTTTAGGATTAGCTGGGGTTGAAAAATTGCCACAAACGGTAGAGGGGCAAAATATATGGAAGGAAATTTCAGATAATAAGGAAATTAAAGACCGTTCTCTTTATATTCGAGGACATTTACAAGCTTGTTTAATTCAGAAGCCTTGGAAATTGGTTCAAAATTTACCCTCTAAAAAAGGCAAGGATGATTATGAACTGTTTAATATCGAAAAGGATCCAGAAGAAAAGAACAATCTTTTATCTCAAAATGAATCAATTTTTGTGAAATTGAAACAAGAATTGGATATCCAAATTAAGAAAGATCCAAAAATAAAAACGACAAACAAATCAGAATAATTAGGTACAATGTTCAAAAAACAACTCTTTTTTTTATTGCAATAATTGCTTTTTTAACCAATACAGCTTTTGGTCAAAATGATAGAGCAATTGATTTTCCTATTGTAAAAGCTAATGAAAGCGCAACAATTTTTATTGATTCCAAAACAGATAAATTAGTGATTTGGGCGGTCAATGAGCTGGTTTCTGATGTGGAAGAAATAACAGGGAAAAAATTAAACGTTGTTTCCACAAACAAAATTTCTCAAAACGGAATCTATATTGGTCAGGCTTCAAGTTCTTTATTTCAGTCCAAAAATATTCAAAAAGAATTAGCCAATCAATGGGAGAAATTTTATATCAAAAAAGAAGAGAAAAACTTAATAATTGCAGGTAGTGATGTTAGGGGAACTGTTTTTGCCATTTTTGAAGTAGCCGAACGATTAGGAGTTTCCCCTTGGAAATGGTGGGCTGATGTAAATCCGATTGCCAAAAAAGAACTGGTGCTTCAATTACCGTTAAGAGGAATAATCGAAAAACCATCAGTACAATACAGAGGAATATTTTTGAATGATGAAGACTGGGGACTACAGCCGTGGGCAGCAAAAACTTTTGAGCCAGAAACAGGAGATATCGGTCCAAAAACGTACGAAAAAATATTTCAATTGCTTTTGAGATTAAAAGCCAATACAATTTGGCCTGCGATGCATCCGTGTACCAAAGGTTTTTTTACGATAAACGGAAATAAGGAAATTGCCGAAAAATATCACATGATAATTGGTTCTTCTCATGCAGAACCCATGCTTCGAAATAATGTCGATGAATGGAAAAAGAACTATGGAGATTATAATTATTTTACAAACAGTGCTCAAGTAAATAAATATTGGCAGGATCGATTAGACGAAATAAAATCGGCTAATAATGAAGTGGTCATGACATTGGGCATGAGAGGGGTTCATGACAGTAAAATGGAGGGAGCCAAAAATGTAGAGGAATCCATTTCTATGGTTGGAAAAATAATTGGGATTCAGCGTGAAATGTTATCGAATACATTTAAAAAACCGTTAAATGAAATTCCGCAGGTTTTTGTCCCGTATAAGGAAGTCCTGGAATTGTATGATAACGGACTGAAAGTGCCGGATGATGTCACTCTTGTTTGGCCAGATGATAATTACGGCTATATCCGTCGTTTAAGTAATGAAAATGAGCAAAAAAGAGCCGGAGGCGGCGGTGTTTATTATCATCTTAGTTATTGGGGACGTCCTCATGATTATCTTTGGTTGAGTACTACACAGCCAGGTTTAATTTGGAGTGAAATGTCTAAAGCATATCAAAACGGAGCTAAAAAAATGTGGATCGTAAATGTGGGAGATATCAAGCCAGCCGAATATAACGTGGAGTTTTTCATGGATTTGGCATGGAATATCAACAGTATTCCGTTTGATGGAATTAATAAGAATCTGGAACAATGGGTTTCAAGAGAATTTACGCCTGCAATTGCTAGCGAATTAAGCTCTGTTATTACCGAATATTGCCGTTTGGCTTTTATCAGAAAACCAGAATATATGGGCTGGAGCCAAACTGAACCCACCACTTCGATTAAACCTTCTGATTTCTCCAAAGAAGAAATGGAGGAAAGAATAAAAGTTTATGAGAATTTGGTAAAAAAGATAGATTCTTTATCTTCTTTTATCCCGAATGAGCGTAAAGACGCTTGGTTTCAATTGGTTGTTTATCCTGTGACAGCGGCAGCAAATATGAATTTTAAATTTCTGTATTGGAATTTGGAAGCAACTGTCAATGATGAGACTCAAAAAGAAAAATACCATAAGCAGGCATCTGAAGCTTATGAGAAAATAAAAGAGCTTACGGAATTTTACAACACGAAAATGAGTAGCGGGAAATGGAATAAGATGATGTCAATGCGTCCTCGAAATTTACCTGTTTTCGATTCGGTAGCCAAAAATTTAAAGACCAAAGAAATCGATACTAAAATAAACAACACTATTGTAATTCAGGCAAACCAATTTATAGCTTCAAAAAACAGTGAAAATTACAAATGGCAACCAATTAATGGTTTAGGTTTTAGTAACAATGCCA
Protein-coding sequences here:
- a CDS encoding sulfatase-like hydrolase/transferase, which encodes MMNLKKVFIYTAFLFLCNAGIYAQQKKTAKERKPNVIVIIADDMGWNDVGYNGSEIKTPNVDNLAKNGVQLNRFYVSPTCSPTRAALLTGRPASRMGILAPISDKSELKLPDSIPTLPQLLKKNGYETALIGKWHLGLQLSSSPKAYGFDYSYGFLHGQIDQYTHRYKNGDQSWYRNGKFIEEKGHTTDLVTQESIKWLSEIRNKKENFYLQVAYSAPHFPLQEEEKWKIPYNKIAKDSSRRDYDAAMAHLDHSIGILLDNLKKQKLDENTLIIFMSDNGAMENWDSRKEYGGIHRSNTTLGDNTPLRDWKTSNYEGAVRVPCVLNWKGHLKKYKNSDYISVIDFLPTILGLAGVEKLPQTVEGQNIWKEISDNKEIKDRSLYIRGHLQACLIQKPWKLVQNLPSKKGKDDYELFNIEKDPEEKNNLLSQNESIFVKLKQELDIQIKKDPKIKTTNKSE
- a CDS encoding RagB/SusD family nutrient uptake outer membrane protein translates to MKKYIYLVTSALLIFALSSCENQLDQVPLSQGTTDNFYQTPNDFIQARNATYSYAFHGASTYGYANRVLNLSETRSDNLYATTTASRDWEGINGFFSSISSNSMVAEAYTTNYSAIYKANQLIEKIAEKGDQIFTVPADKASMLAEARFLRAFCYFDLIRWFGKVPLIDKTMTAQEVAKIGRAPIADIYKLIISDLELAIPDLSPSYDALNYGRVSKYGAKALLGLVYMTRSSPTYGIDGAMLGLNEWDKAYQQLNDIKASGLFVFGTDYATIFKTEGIANKENVLTIPYTQSISTSVGGNFMVEVGYEPYFASVGISSAQGSLEGRPISTEFLAKFDATDKRKTDCIATSYTVATGTYKGSYTFPVYKKYIDPTRYGTGGREDWGVDFMVIRYTDVLMLMAECTLHGGGGTQAEVDAIVNKVRARAGITAAAANITLDQLFAERRKEFFSEGTRWFDLIRSGNAVTIMNAWRATEDAAKRIQPVTNNSLLYPIPLQELLAVPGLYEQNVGYD
- a CDS encoding glycoside hydrolase family 28 protein, coding for MKKSIALIIMVIGFCQISLAQKNAKNVFPDGTKIPGWFNDSSKIKLEKLGKQYVITDYDVKNDSTVIQTAAIQKVIDKASENGGGVVIIPKGVFMSGALFFKPKTHLHVSEGGVLKGSDDISNYPIMSSRMEGQNLDYFPALVNAYGLDGFTISGKGTINGNGYKYYEAFWARRKENPKCTNLEVSRPRLVFVWNSKNVQFQDVKLINSGFWTNHFYKCQNVKLIDLYIFSPHEKVKAPSTDAIDIDVCSNFLVKGCYMSVNDDAIALKGGKGPWADTEEGNGENTNIIIENCTYGFSHSALTNGSESIHNKNVIMRNCSVTDVSRLLWLKMRPDTPQKYEYILVENIKGTAVKGLVVYQWNQFFDMKGRKDTPASYGEHVTLRNINLKCDKFYEVQKDPNIFLTDFTFENLNIESKNGEIDKSAIKGVTFKKVSVNGKLVD
- a CDS encoding glycoside hydrolase family 105 protein, yielding MKKLNQIFVLLFLGAFAVAQSQTTDATAPLHLLQPEYPTPYVIPEKANVKAVLDRVYTFLEANTASKVVNKKDNSEVTNFKKIDGNIAFEKGAFRLTSYEWGVTYAGMLLTAKETSDKKYENYVNKRLQLIADLYANTDEKNIENSPIHSVIKPHALDDAGALCAAFIKAKKMGLAANIDPVINNLITFISQKQQRLSDGTLARNRPQMNTLWLDDMFMSVPALAQMGGYTGDVKYFDDAVKQVIQFSQRMFNAEKGLYMHGWVESMQVHPQFHWARANGWAVMTMVELLETLPKNHPGYPKVLAQLQAHIAGLQKYQDGTGFWHQLIDRNDTYLETSATAIYTYAIARAINRGYVDKMTYAPTVLLAWNAVASKVNDKGQVEGTCVGTGMGFDPAFYYYRPINIFAAHGYGPVLLAGAEVIALLNNSQFEINDSSIQLKKG
- a CDS encoding SusC/RagA family TonB-linked outer membrane protein — encoded protein: MELKFNCQKSASKIVLLFFMFFSFGYIGAQSKIKGTVKDVAGLGIPGVSVTQKGTKNMVGTDMDGNYSIDLKDNGQHVLVFTSIGFKRVEESVQGRTTINVALAEDNQVLEEVTVIGYGTQKKKLTTGAMSSLKTESFTERPISRVDQGLIGQVAGVRVKTTSGLPGQPFSVEIRGGGSITAGNEPLYVLDGFPIYTEPSNANGGFSNGSPLDNINPNDIASVEVLKDAAAASIYGSRAANGVVLITTKKGKLGKTKFSFNTYGGINKEANRVDMLSSQQWIDRSKVMLDAQWAASGISGASASQTMPERIATYNLTNPTTPLNPTNTKYYSYIYDARWDIPGHPGLDYIDWQDKVFQTGEFTNCQFTASGATDAVNYYVSANYQKNTGYIVGTDYTVFSARANVDIKLSDNFKMGINLAPSYSIKNDPGVEGKDNTLFKALTATPVFESTSNAAGEKYTTRYAWGSSTTNMLNALNRTGKNSMYRNLISTYATYQFVKGLTWKSTINFDNSDNTFEGYTPNDVISSIRGTYNTYRRQNIVNENTLNYDKSLGNHNFNVLLGQSFNSYEIMKSTLTSGALYNSSSIETLPAGSIGSTSGEKNTLLSYFARLQYNYKEKYLLSSSIRSDGSSKFGSERRWGTFYSLALGWRIKKEAFLDNVDWLSDLKLRTSLGTNGSNNIGSYAWRSTLATYNYSIGGAAAIGQGVSGIANPELHWEESKSIDFGLDFSFLKNRISGTFEVYRKDNSDLLLRVPVPTASGFPSYLTNIGEVQNQGWEFEINTVNITAKDFQWKTSANISHNENKVLALGPDQTKIEISNGFDGGVPFIKLEVGKPMYTIFGLQQNGVVTQADIDKGGTTIGGKSLVLGDPRYIDQNADGKINSVDRVDLGNPTPKFTWGITNDFKYKDLDLSILVQGQNGGTVYGLTGRAIDRTGMGQVENSLDVDPAVRGNWRTTFGYQANSDWLYKSDYISVRSISVGYNLKEAVKNIKRIDNIRLYVTGENIFYRNKYKVGFNPEAINTSGSSNNDFAVPVDYGGTPLAKSVVLGVNINFN